From Acinetobacter lwoffii, a single genomic window includes:
- a CDS encoding DUF4105 domain-containing protein, producing MMQGREYISRHWSLWLLGSLFTLFVLLSSLWFSLMLWVHQPIGKIGSLMLIGLWLTFALVVLGIYFTRHLISRQVDSVLYLLAFLFCLLGYFSLEARQDREWNPEVSQLLHYELQGDQVTLHNIRNFDWQADGRYIERWESRSFDLNQITGVNIITSYWMGPKIAHTLVSFDFANQKPLTFSIEIRKEKNEEFSAIGGFFRKYELSLVASDEKDIVYTRSNVRGEQVYFFPVKMPQAQAKALFKEYLRQADELAQKPKWYNTLTSNCTTLVFDMVQAISQQQLPSDYRLLASGYLPNYLYDLKVLEQSWDMHTWYQRAHVNPRVERTANLSSQDYSRLIRQGLPKPDMQ from the coding sequence ATGATGCAGGGACGCGAATACATCTCCAGACATTGGAGTCTGTGGCTACTGGGCAGCCTGTTTACTTTATTCGTCCTTCTGTCGAGCCTGTGGTTCAGCCTGATGCTCTGGGTTCATCAACCTATTGGAAAAATCGGCAGCTTGATGCTGATTGGACTCTGGCTGACCTTTGCGCTGGTCGTTCTCGGGATTTATTTCACCCGGCATCTGATCTCCCGCCAAGTGGATAGCGTTCTTTATCTTCTGGCCTTTTTATTCTGTCTGCTAGGATATTTCAGTCTGGAAGCGCGTCAGGATCGAGAGTGGAATCCTGAGGTTTCCCAGCTTCTGCATTATGAGCTGCAAGGCGATCAGGTTACCTTACACAATATCCGCAACTTTGACTGGCAGGCCGATGGTCGCTATATCGAACGCTGGGAAAGCCGCAGTTTTGATCTGAATCAGATTACTGGCGTGAACATCATTACTTCCTACTGGATGGGGCCTAAAATTGCCCATACCCTGGTCAGCTTCGATTTTGCCAATCAAAAGCCACTCACCTTCTCGATTGAAATCCGCAAGGAAAAGAATGAAGAGTTTTCAGCGATTGGTGGCTTTTTCCGAAAATATGAACTGAGTCTGGTCGCATCGGATGAAAAGGATATTGTCTATACCCGTAGCAATGTCCGTGGTGAACAGGTCTATTTTTTCCCAGTCAAAATGCCGCAAGCTCAGGCTAAAGCGCTATTCAAGGAATATCTGCGTCAGGCCGATGAGCTGGCCCAAAAGCCAAAATGGTACAATACCCTGACCAGTAATTGCACCACACTGGTCTTTGATATGGTTCAGGCGATATCGCAACAACAGCTACCCTCAGATTACCGGTTGCTGGCCTCCGGCTATTTACCGAATTATCTCTATGACCTGAAAGTACTAGAACAGTCTTGGGATATGCACACTTGGTATCAACGGGCACATGTCAATCCACGGGTAGAACGCACCGCTAATCTCTCCAGTCAGGACTATTCACGCCTGATCCGGCAGGGCCTACCAAAACCCGACATGCAATAA
- the msrA gene encoding peptide-methionine (S)-S-oxide reductase MsrA codes for MQQALFGGGCFWCTEAVFLQIQGVQQVVSGYAGGHTTEPNYDDVCGGNTGHAEVILIDFDENQVNYTQLLDVFFATHDPTTLNRQGNDVGTQYRSVIYYLNDEQQQQAQQAIDALKADGINVVTELSPAPTFYPAEDYHQNFFAKNPTQGYCNFAIPPKLNKLRSKFTTLLKTH; via the coding sequence ATGCAACAGGCACTTTTCGGTGGGGGATGCTTTTGGTGTACTGAAGCCGTATTTTTACAGATTCAGGGAGTTCAGCAGGTCGTCAGCGGTTATGCAGGTGGTCATACGACTGAGCCAAACTATGATGATGTCTGCGGAGGCAATACCGGCCATGCCGAAGTCATTCTGATCGATTTCGATGAAAACCAGGTTAACTATACCCAGTTGCTTGATGTATTTTTTGCGACCCATGATCCAACCACATTAAACCGTCAGGGCAATGATGTCGGCACCCAGTATCGTTCTGTAATTTATTATCTGAATGATGAACAGCAGCAACAGGCGCAGCAGGCGATCGATGCCCTGAAAGCCGATGGCATCAATGTGGTGACTGAACTGAGCCCTGCTCCAACTTTCTATCCGGCGGAAGACTATCATCAAAACTTCTTTGCCAAGAACCCGACCCAGGGCTATTGCAATTTTGCCATTCCGCCAAAATTGAATAAATTACGCAGCAAATTTACGACCCTATTAAAAACCCATTAA
- a CDS encoding META domain-containing protein — MLKKLTAIAILGSVLTVMGCETVPNTATTQTANHLQLLQNRTWIATQIGNTEIKTVPTARNVPSLQFDASTQRVSGSDSCNRIMGSYTAAKDTLTLSQMATTRMACMNNDQLDQKFNEALAKVTHYQVFGKTLKLLDRHGNLLIQLESAVQPR; from the coding sequence ATGCTAAAAAAATTAACTGCAATCGCGATTTTAGGCTCGGTTTTAACGGTCATGGGCTGCGAAACTGTACCCAATACAGCCACGACACAAACCGCGAATCATTTACAACTTTTGCAAAATCGTACCTGGATTGCAACCCAGATTGGCAATACTGAAATCAAGACGGTGCCAACCGCACGCAATGTTCCGAGTCTGCAATTTGATGCCAGTACCCAGCGCGTTTCAGGTTCAGATAGCTGTAACCGGATTATGGGCAGCTACACAGCAGCAAAAGACACGCTGACCCTGAGCCAGATGGCCACTACCCGTATGGCTTGCATGAACAACGATCAGCTTGATCAGAAATTTAATGAAGCTTTAGCCAAAGTGACTCATTATCAAGTGTTTGGTAAAACCTTAAAATTACTGGATCGCCATGGAAATCTCTTGATCCAGCTGGAAAGTGCTGTTCAGCCGCGTTAA
- a CDS encoding ExbD/TolR family protein translates to MAFQLGEDNDVGMNEMNLIPLIDIMLVLMIIFLVTATVANPSIPLTLPQTTAEIIDLPPENVTISINAEGDIAWNGDVLTLEQLETRFNEAGQAERQPTIVLKADKESRYDSVAQVMSRASGAGLSDIAFATDN, encoded by the coding sequence ATGGCTTTTCAACTGGGTGAAGACAACGATGTAGGCATGAATGAGATGAACCTCATTCCCCTCATCGACATTATGTTGGTATTGATGATCATCTTTCTGGTGACAGCGACCGTTGCGAACCCATCAATTCCATTAACCTTGCCACAAACTACTGCGGAGATTATCGATCTGCCGCCTGAAAATGTCACGATCAGCATCAATGCCGAAGGTGACATTGCCTGGAATGGCGATGTACTGACGCTAGAGCAGCTTGAAACCCGTTTTAATGAAGCGGGCCAAGCTGAACGTCAGCCGACTATTGTGTTGAAAGCGGATAAAGAATCACGTTATGACTCGGTGGCGCAAGTCATGTCGCGTGCGAGTGGAGCCGGACTCAGCGATATTGCTTTTGCAACCGATAACTAA